In Oryzias latipes chromosome 15, ASM223467v1, the following proteins share a genomic window:
- the LOC101166737 gene encoding cystatin-like — protein sequence MMWKLAFPFLAALLAVGFGQDTEGFTELKANDPGVQTALKFAMDEYNKASPDVYLYVVVKVIRVQRKFLEGYKYILTVKIARTECIKDSGDGPCPVFTDPVWQMEYQCRFVVYNSVWFRRWMLLENKCS from the exons ATGATGTGGAAACTGGCTTTTCCTTTCCTGGCAGCTCTGCTTGCTGTTGGTTTTGGTCAAGACACAGAAGGTTTTACCGAGTTGAAAGCCAACGATCCAGGCGTCCAGACAGCTCTGAAGTTTGCTATGGATGAATACAACAAAGCCTCCCCAGACGTTTACCTCTATGTAGTGGTGAAGGTCATCAGGGTTCAGAGAAAG TTTCTTGAAGGTTACAAGTACATCCTAACTGTGAAAATAGCAAGAACCGAGTGCATCAAGGACAGCGGGGATGGACCGTGTCCTGTCTTCACCGATCCAGTTTGGCAAATG gaaTATCAATGCAGATTTGTTGTGTACAACAGTGTGTGGTTCCGTCGTTGGATGCTGCTGGAAAATAAATGCTCTTag
- the LOC101167477 gene encoding cystatin-C — MWRCVFLTALFAVGFGFMTGGLMDIDSHDAGVLDALNYAVRKHNNRSNDMYVSQVTEVIGAQAQVVAGVKYIITVKMARTSCRKGSDNEVCSAHTDPQLAQPYQCTFTVWSRTWLNDTRVLKEKCG, encoded by the exons ATGTGGAGGTGCGTTTTTCTGACGGCGCTGTTCGCCGTTGGGTTCGGTTTTATGACGGGGGGGTTGATGGACATTGACAGCCATGACGCAGGTGTCCTGGACGCCCTGAATTACGCCGTTCGGAAGCACAACAACCGATCCAACGACATGTACGTCAGCCAAGTGACCGAGGTGATCGGGGCTCAGGCGCAG GTGGTTGCAGGTGTCAAATACATCATCACAGTGAAAATGGCCAGAACCTCATGCAGAAAAGGCAGCGACAATGAAGTGTGTAGTGCTCACACAGACCCACAACTGGCCcag CCCTACCAGTGCACCTTTACTGTGTGGAGTCGTACGTGGCTCAATGACACCAGAGTGTTGAAGGAGAAATGTGGGTGA
- the LOC105355827 gene encoding cystatin-C-like, which translates to MTWKLAFPFLAVLLAVGFGLDPEGFELVAANDPEVQTALTFAMDEYNKASSDIYLYKVTKVIRVQRKYLEGYQYTLTVIIARTLCKKGSVPDWCPVFMDPDKAKSYQCKFVVHNNGWLGRWVMVEQRCS; encoded by the exons ATGACGTGGAAACTGGCTTTTCCTTTCCTGGCGGTCCTGCTTGCCGTTGGGTTTGGTCTAGACCCAGAAGGTTTTGAGCTCGTAGCAGCCAACGATCCAGAAGTCCAGACGGCTCTGACGTTTGCCATGGATGAATACAACAAAGCCTCCTCAGATATCTACCTCTACAAAGTGACAAAAGTTATCAGAGTTCAGAGAAAG TACCTGGAAGGTTACCAGTATACCCTAACTGTGATTATAGCAAGAACCCTGTGCAAGAAGGGCAGTGTGCCTGATTGGTGCCCTGTCTTCATGGACCCAGATAAGGCTAAG TCTTACCAGTGCAAATTCGTTGTGCACAACAATGGATGGTTGGGACGTTGGGTGATGGTGGAACAGAGGTGCTCTTAG